In the Rhododendron vialii isolate Sample 1 chromosome 2a, ASM3025357v1 genome, GAACATGTCTACgtctttcaaaaaaacaaagacagcATAAATGTTTAGGGTTTTCATCAACAAGACGAACCACGCCCTTGCGATTGTACTGCTCTACTCATCCTTGCAGGTGTCCAAAATTGGTGATAAAATCTGATAATTTTAGGCCCCTAAAAACAGAAAGTCTCTCCCCAGTCAGGATTTGGGTGCATGTTGTGCTGACCGATGCAGAACACCAGTGTTTTGTAGCCCAGTCGGCCCATCTCTGGGTGGTAATGTCATTTGATTCCCACCGTCACACATGTTACAAGACTTGCCACAATAATCATTCACGTAAAAAATCAGATTAACCATACATCAGTATAACATGATAGGATCACATAATTGCCTATCCTTATGAAATGAATATATGTGTACAATTACAGTTTCCCTTTCATTCTTCTCTCATCAAGTAAAATCCGCAAAAAGTGGTACTGCTATGTGTTTACCATACAATAAGTTCCAAGCATATTCAGGGAGCAGTAAGCGCCGAAATCAAAAGAACCCAGCTCCCATGACATTCCAATTTTATTAGTCAATAACAAATCCAATGAGGATATAAGACTATGAAGACAGGGTACCTGATCCAAACGAGATTGATCTCTAAACATCTATTTCAAGTTCTACATCTATGTTATGGACTCCAACTTATAGAGGGATGGAAAGTAATTTATCTCCTCCCTCTCCAGTATCAAGTATTAGCCATGCCCCCCAGCCTTCAGCTGTAGAAGCATGATTCCGGGTATAGAATCCGTATAGAAAAAACTCTGCCGTCAAATTTCAGGCCAAAAGACACTCGGGCAAGGAATTATCTTCTGCGCTTTGATTCTTTACGCATCTCTGCTAGGTAGCTCTCCAAGTTCGATTTCTCCCACAAACGTTTCTGAATAAGATCTTCTTGTGTCGATTCATCTAATAAAACCACAGAAGTACTCATTCAGCAAAACTATGAAGAATTATGAATGCCAAACTCTATCGGTGCAACAAGTGATATTCATGCAGGAGATGAGACTCAAAACTCAACTTTTTTAGACGATGAATCCATGGAAGTTAGTGTTATTGTTATAATCTGGTCTATGTTGTTGCATACCTTCTCCTTGCTCTTTCAACAGTAACATCCACTTTTGGAATGCAACTCTAGTACTTGGATGTGATTCTAGTAGTCCATACAAGCTAGGAGCTACTCAAGAGGGCCTAGACACGTGTTTCTTCAAGTCACCACAGATTCATCTCGAATTGCGGTGATTATGATGATAATGAAACAGAAAATCTGAAGGGTAATGAAGAAAGAAACGGAAAATgagaaaatatatgaaaaagaaaaagaaagtgataATAAGCTCGGTGGATTCCAGAAATATAGGCATTCATGTGTTCAATGCAACAGTTTTTATGGGTTAAATAAGAACACGCTCTTTAGTTCAAAATGTACACTTGTGAATGGTACATTGAGCCCACGCTCAACACCAGTCCCCCCGGACCCCAGTCCACATAGAGCACGAAGTTAAGAGATAGGTGGTCATAAGGAAACAACCCTGTTAGGAGTGTGGAGCCATGCCTATTGTGGATCCAACTTTTGGTTGTAGGGAGTCTATGTGTACTATTACATCACTACATCAGGATGCTTCTGGTATTTTCTACGGACTTGTAACTGTAACTCGATATCTCTCATTTATTTCTCTTCATCATCAGTGGAACAACTGTAAAACCAGTGTTCTGTGTTATGCTTTTTTATTACTTTGTTTTTGCATTCTTGTACCTAAGAATATTGTCTTGCATTCCCTCTCATTATCCTTTAGCTGAAGGTAGTTAGTTAAAAGGACAAGCAAATGGCTCCCTTGCAAAACCTTAAATAATCTTCAAATCCGTGTTGTCAGTTGCGATTATATGTACCTAAGGATCTCCATGAATCAAGATGGATCCCCAGAGATCTTCGAGTGAGGTAGGAAGCATCTTCCCAAGAATATGGAGATCGTTTAACTTGGTATCTCCAGAGCCAACACACCTGCCATAGAAAGAGCTGGAAAACAGAAAACTGATCAAATTGGAAATTTCACGATCTATTTGAATaatatcaggaaaaaaaaaattactagtttTGCTGGTTTTGAGCTGACGTTTTTCTAACCTTGCCAATAGTGTAAGGTAGGAGTATGAAGCGGACACCAAGAAGTTGCCAAATAGATGGCTTCTCAGCTCCCTTTATTTGCAAGTCAAGTTCCTTGCTGAGGTCTTCCTCCATGTTCCTGTCATGGCAACATAGTTCACCTAAATATTAACCACAGTAATGAGTTATAGAGCAAGTTTGATTAACCTAGCACAAAATCAGGGGAAAAAAGAGCCTGCAGTAAGTCCAATAGGATCCCATGTCACCACTTGTCCACATGTgttgaaccaaaaaaagaaaagaaaacatcatGCAATTgtcaaaagagaagaaaattcaTACTTGTCCATGTGcttttgattctttttcttgCTTATCATCCCTCCACTGCGTTCAAGTTCCAGTGCACGTAGTCGATTTTTGTAAGCAGGAGACTTTCTGACCATGTCTAAAGCCTGCAACGATGGTAAACAAACACAAAGTTGAGAGAAAACAGGAAGGCGGTGGGTTGACGACTTCAAACCTCACATGTGCATACATATGTGTCAGCATGGATGAATCCATACGCCATGCCAAATGAAGACAGTATAAGCACAGGTGGAGACTAAATCAAACTTTCTATgtgatttttctttcaataaGTAATTCAACAGAAACAAAACCGACTTTCACTTTTCCTTGTTCAATGTGGATGAATTATCCAACAGACTAGACCAATCCCTGCGTTTTGGAATACAATTAACACTGTTGTACCTATTTCCCGGTAGTAAAGACTGAGGAATGCACAATATGAGATATTATTAAGGCTAAAATGCCATCTAGCATGGATATCAGGTATAGTATATGTTTCACGAGTAATGTGCTGATCTTTCATAGTTGAAGAAAATAGCTTTAAGCATATAACCGAAATAGCAAGTTTCACGGATTGCCAAATTTACAGCACcactagaaataaaaaaaattagaaaataatgAAGTGATCAGAACAGTCAGCtgagttgaattttttccaGGCCACACTAGCATGCCAATATTAGTCCTCTAGTCCCTAGGGGTGCTTGTGATAGCTGTGGAAACAAAGTTTAGATTCAAACTTCAGATTCTGCTTTAGATAATACATTCAAAATTCTAGTAGAAGTGGATGAACTTTACCACTATAGCTGCTTAATCGTCAACAAAAACTGGTCGGATTtacttcaaaaaaacaaaattcagctTTCAAATTACTTAGAAACCAAAATCTAGTCCCAAAAGCACTCATAACCCTACTAGTAAAATCACACTTTAGACTAAAAAAATAACTTCTTTTATAAGCTAGAATCTCAgaatctgttcaaaaaaaatttctgtacacacacattcacacacaatCTGATAACCTTGCAAGAAGATTTCACACTTCACATGTTGAAGTTACATTTGACATCTCCAGTTACCTGATTGTACCTTGTCCATTGATTTAGGTACTGAAATGCTGATAGCACCAAAAGAAGACCCACAAGGACAGCACGAGTGTCCTAGAAAGAGAAAGTACAAGGagttataaataaaatataatgTACAAAACAGCATTGAGAAGTGCTGTAATTCTGCTGTTGGAAACAATTTGCTGCAAAAAGAACATTAGGCGAGATATGGAAGAAGTTCTCACTGTTTTGTGACCATAGTATGCATGGTAGTAGCGAGCTGTATTGAAAAACACCTAGCACAAGGAACACTTGACACTTCAGTATCAGGCTATTGCGATGAGCAAAACAATTATCGAGATCAACAAGCATAATTAGTGTAGTGTAATATGTACAACATGAATTATTGAGATGAATTGTAGAGTACTGTACAAAACATTTGTTGCTCGATCCTAGTGCAAGATAATATGTCAATATGAAAGTGATCAGATTTTTGTGATAGTCGTCAACTTCTCGCGACATCAAGGGTGCTATTATAGGAAGAGAACATCCAGTTAACTGGGAATTTTGTCCTGGGGTCTGAACGAGTAGTTATGCTATGTATACCACTTCCAACCTTTGGGGTGCAACGAAACACATGTCAAAATTAAGATTGATAACAGC is a window encoding:
- the LOC131311396 gene encoding chaperone protein dnaJ 50; amino-acid sequence: MARAPAAIRWSAVASALVLLLLIQPSTSIYCDEDDCYDLLGVSQSANSSEIKKAYYKLSLKHHPDKNPDPESKKLFVKIANAYEILKDEATRGQYDYAIAHPEEVFFNTARYYHAYYGHKTDTRAVLVGLLLVLSAFQYLNQWTRYNQALDMVRKSPAYKNRLRALELERSGGMISKKKNQKHMDKNMEEDLSKELDLQIKGAEKPSIWQLLGVRFILLPYTIGKLFLWQVCWLWRYQVKRSPYSWEDASYLTRRSLGIHLDSWRSLDESTQEDLIQKRLWEKSNLESYLAEMRKESKRRR